A genomic region of Pelodiscus sinensis isolate JC-2024 chromosome 1, ASM4963464v1, whole genome shotgun sequence contains the following coding sequences:
- the LOC102450401 gene encoding C->U-editing enzyme APOBEC-1-like isoform X1, which yields MATGWNRDCVSRGITEGWKISQEAFVKSFDPSVLPNVTHILFEMNWNNRRRSWQRWVCSDGSEHAEVHFLEYVLRKLRYNSSVHCSITCYMSWSPCGECCQYIMDFLQRMPYVNLDIYVARLYWHKEENNRNGLWNLNMEVPIWIMDLQAYNYCWSMFVWDEDKDEEDYYPRHFAPWIMLYSLELQSILQNFPSCLEISIKADKPPIFSLCVEDEEQKRALTAETN from the exons ATTGTGTATCCAGAGGCATCACAGAAGG GTGGAAGATATCCCAGGAAGCATTTGTGAAGAGTTTTGACCCAAGTGTCCTTCCAAATGTAACTCATATACTCTTTGAAATGAATTGGAACAATCGCAGAAGGTCCTGGCAAAGATGGGTGTGTAGTGACGGCAGTGAGCATGCTGAAGTACACTTCCTGGAGTATGTTTTAAGAAAGTTAAGATATAATTCTTCTGTTCACTGCTCAATCACCTGTTACATGTCCTGGAGTCCCTGTGGGGAGTGCTGTCAGTATATCATGGATTTTCTGCAGAGAATGCCTTATGTTAATCTAGACATTTACGTAGCACGACTCTACTGGCACAAAGAGGAAAACAATCGTAATGGTCTGTGGAACTTGAATATGGAAGTGCCCATCTGGATCATGGACCTCCAAG cttataactactGCTGGAGTATGTTTGTTTGGGATGAGGACAAGGATGAAGAGGATTATTATCCCAGGCACTTTGCTCCCTGGATTATGCTGTATTCCCTCGAGCTCCAGTCCATCCTTCAG AACTTTCCATCTTGCTTAGAGATTTCAATCAAGGCGGACAAACCTCCAATTTTCAGCCTATGTGTAGAAGATGAAGAACAGAAAAGAGCACTCACAGCAGAAACCAACTGA
- the LOC102450401 gene encoding C->U-editing enzyme APOBEC-1-like isoform X2, with protein sequence MATGWNRDCVSRGITEGWKISQEAFVKSFDPSVLPNVTHILFEMNWNNRRRSWQRWVCSDGSEHAEVHFLEYVLRKLRYNSSVHCSITCYMSWSPCGECCQYIMDFLQRMPYVNLDIYVARLYWHKEENNRNGLWNLNMEVPIWIMDLQAYNYCWSMFVWDEDKDEEDYYPRHFAPWIMLYSLELQSILQRFQSRRTNLQFSAYV encoded by the exons ATTGTGTATCCAGAGGCATCACAGAAGG GTGGAAGATATCCCAGGAAGCATTTGTGAAGAGTTTTGACCCAAGTGTCCTTCCAAATGTAACTCATATACTCTTTGAAATGAATTGGAACAATCGCAGAAGGTCCTGGCAAAGATGGGTGTGTAGTGACGGCAGTGAGCATGCTGAAGTACACTTCCTGGAGTATGTTTTAAGAAAGTTAAGATATAATTCTTCTGTTCACTGCTCAATCACCTGTTACATGTCCTGGAGTCCCTGTGGGGAGTGCTGTCAGTATATCATGGATTTTCTGCAGAGAATGCCTTATGTTAATCTAGACATTTACGTAGCACGACTCTACTGGCACAAAGAGGAAAACAATCGTAATGGTCTGTGGAACTTGAATATGGAAGTGCCCATCTGGATCATGGACCTCCAAG cttataactactGCTGGAGTATGTTTGTTTGGGATGAGGACAAGGATGAAGAGGATTATTATCCCAGGCACTTTGCTCCCTGGATTATGCTGTATTCCCTCGAGCTCCAGTCCATCCTTCAG AGATTTCAATCAAGGCGGACAAACCTCCAATTTTCAGCCTATGTGTAG
- the LOC102452218 gene encoding C->U-editing enzyme APOBEC-1-like isoform X2, which yields MAAGWDRAHVSRGITQGGKIEQETYIDSYDPSVHRRVQYLLYEVKWSNSRKLTQRCCHSTRTEHAEIYFLEDVFHRQRYDPSDHCSLTWYMSWSPCGECCKAIRDFLKEQPNVNLVIYVARIYWHKEENNRQGLRSLVNIGVTIRIMDLPVYSYCWRKFVCDEEEDEDYWPRHFAPWIMLYSLELQSILQNMPSCLEISHGENQTPIFSLCVEDDQQKRALTAAYP from the exons ATGGCTGCCGGTTGGGACAGAG CTCATGTGTCGAGAGGCATCACACAGGG GGGGAAGATAGAGCAGGAAACATATATAGACAGTTATGACCCAAGCGTCCATCGAAGGGTGCAATACCTGCTCTATGAAGTCAAGTGGAGCAATAGCAGAAAGCTTACGCAGAGATGTTGTCATAGCACCCGCACCGAGCATGCTGAAATCTACTTCCTGGAAGATGTCTTTCATAGGCAAAGATATGATCCGTCTGACCACTGCTCCCTGACCTGGTACATGTCCTGGAGTCCCTGTGGGGAATGCTGCAAGGCAATCAGGGATTTCCTGAAGGAACAGCCTAATGTCAATCTGGTCATTTATGTAGCACGGATCTACTGGCACAAAGAAGAAAATAATCGCCAGGGTCTACGGAGCCTGGTGAACATTGGAGTGACCATCCGAATCATGGACCTCCCAG TTTATAGCTACTGCTGGAGAAAGTTTGTCTGtgatgaggaggaggatgaagattATTGGCCCAGGCACTTTGCTCCCTGGATTATGCTATATTCCCTCGAGCTCCAGTCCATCCTTCAG AACATGCCCTCTTGCTTAGAGATTTCACATGGTGAGAACCAGACTCCAATTTTCAGCCTGTGTGTAGAAGACGATCAACAGAAAAGAGCACTCACAGCAGCCTATCCCTGA
- the LOC102452218 gene encoding C->U-editing enzyme APOBEC-1-like isoform X4, translating to MAAGWDRAHVSRGITQGGKIEQETYIDSYDPSVHRRVQYLLYEVKWSNSRKLTQRCCHSTRTEHAEIYFLEDVFHRQRYDPSDHCSLTWYMSWSPCGECCKAIRDFLKEQPNVNLVIYVARIYWHKEENNRQGLRSLVNIGVTIRIMDLPVYSYCWRKFVCDEEEDEDYWPRHFAPWIMLYSLELQSILQVASGIHLPCLGKQKLRAHI from the exons ATGGCTGCCGGTTGGGACAGAG CTCATGTGTCGAGAGGCATCACACAGGG GGGGAAGATAGAGCAGGAAACATATATAGACAGTTATGACCCAAGCGTCCATCGAAGGGTGCAATACCTGCTCTATGAAGTCAAGTGGAGCAATAGCAGAAAGCTTACGCAGAGATGTTGTCATAGCACCCGCACCGAGCATGCTGAAATCTACTTCCTGGAAGATGTCTTTCATAGGCAAAGATATGATCCGTCTGACCACTGCTCCCTGACCTGGTACATGTCCTGGAGTCCCTGTGGGGAATGCTGCAAGGCAATCAGGGATTTCCTGAAGGAACAGCCTAATGTCAATCTGGTCATTTATGTAGCACGGATCTACTGGCACAAAGAAGAAAATAATCGCCAGGGTCTACGGAGCCTGGTGAACATTGGAGTGACCATCCGAATCATGGACCTCCCAG TTTATAGCTACTGCTGGAGAAAGTTTGTCTGtgatgaggaggaggatgaagattATTGGCCCAGGCACTTTGCTCCCTGGATTATGCTATATTCCCTCGAGCTCCAGTCCATCCTTCAG gttgcctcagggatccacctgccctgccttggcaagcaaaagctcagagctcacatctaa
- the LOC102452218 gene encoding C->U-editing enzyme APOBEC-1-like isoform X5: MAAGWDRAHVSRGITQGGKIEQETYIDSYDPSVHRRVQYLLYEVKWSNSRKLTQRCCHSTRTEHAEIYFLEDVFHRQRYDPSDHCSLTWYMSWSPCGECCKAIRDFLKEQPNVNLVIYVARIYWHKEENNRQGLRSLVNIGVTIRIMDLPVYSYCWRKFVCDEEEDEDYWPRHFAPWIMLYSLELQSILQD, encoded by the exons ATGGCTGCCGGTTGGGACAGAG CTCATGTGTCGAGAGGCATCACACAGGG GGGGAAGATAGAGCAGGAAACATATATAGACAGTTATGACCCAAGCGTCCATCGAAGGGTGCAATACCTGCTCTATGAAGTCAAGTGGAGCAATAGCAGAAAGCTTACGCAGAGATGTTGTCATAGCACCCGCACCGAGCATGCTGAAATCTACTTCCTGGAAGATGTCTTTCATAGGCAAAGATATGATCCGTCTGACCACTGCTCCCTGACCTGGTACATGTCCTGGAGTCCCTGTGGGGAATGCTGCAAGGCAATCAGGGATTTCCTGAAGGAACAGCCTAATGTCAATCTGGTCATTTATGTAGCACGGATCTACTGGCACAAAGAAGAAAATAATCGCCAGGGTCTACGGAGCCTGGTGAACATTGGAGTGACCATCCGAATCATGGACCTCCCAG TTTATAGCTACTGCTGGAGAAAGTTTGTCTGtgatgaggaggaggatgaagattATTGGCCCAGGCACTTTGCTCCCTGGATTATGCTATATTCCCTCGAGCTCCAGTCCATCCTTCAG gactga
- the LOC102452218 gene encoding C->U-editing enzyme APOBEC-1-like isoform X3 codes for MGKIEQETYIDSYDPSVHRRVQYLLYEVKWSNSRKLTQRCCHSTRTEHAEIYFLEDVFHRQRYDPSDHCSLTWYMSWSPCGECCKAIRDFLKEQPNVNLVIYVARIYWHKEENNRQGLRSLVNIGVTIRIMDLPVYSYCWRKFVCDEEEDEDYWPRHFAPWIMLYSLELQSILQLDLPSVAQETGGRKFRKFRKGGDPEPGDPQSHRPWGLIAPGPHLTL; via the exons AT GGGGAAGATAGAGCAGGAAACATATATAGACAGTTATGACCCAAGCGTCCATCGAAGGGTGCAATACCTGCTCTATGAAGTCAAGTGGAGCAATAGCAGAAAGCTTACGCAGAGATGTTGTCATAGCACCCGCACCGAGCATGCTGAAATCTACTTCCTGGAAGATGTCTTTCATAGGCAAAGATATGATCCGTCTGACCACTGCTCCCTGACCTGGTACATGTCCTGGAGTCCCTGTGGGGAATGCTGCAAGGCAATCAGGGATTTCCTGAAGGAACAGCCTAATGTCAATCTGGTCATTTATGTAGCACGGATCTACTGGCACAAAGAAGAAAATAATCGCCAGGGTCTACGGAGCCTGGTGAACATTGGAGTGACCATCCGAATCATGGACCTCCCAG TTTATAGCTACTGCTGGAGAAAGTTTGTCTGtgatgaggaggaggatgaagattATTGGCCCAGGCACTTTGCTCCCTGGATTATGCTATATTCCCTCGAGCTCCAGTCCATCCTTCAG ctggacttacccagcgttgctcaagAAACTGGAGGAAGAAAATTTAGaaaatttaggaaaggaggggaccctgagccgggggacccccagagccacagaccctgggggCTGATAGCTCCTGGCCCACACCTGACCCTCTGA
- the LOC102452218 gene encoding C->U-editing enzyme APOBEC-1-like isoform X1, whose amino-acid sequence MAAGWDRAHVSRGITQGGKIEQETYIDSYDPSVHRRVQYLLYEVKWSNSRKLTQRCCHSTRTEHAEIYFLEDVFHRQRYDPSDHCSLTWYMSWSPCGECCKAIRDFLKEQPNVNLVIYVARIYWHKEENNRQGLRSLVNIGVTIRIMDLPVYSYCWRKFVCDEEEDEDYWPRHFAPWIMLYSLELQSILQLDLPSVAQETGGRKFRKFRKGGDPEPGDPQSHRPWGLIAPGPHLTL is encoded by the exons ATGGCTGCCGGTTGGGACAGAG CTCATGTGTCGAGAGGCATCACACAGGG GGGGAAGATAGAGCAGGAAACATATATAGACAGTTATGACCCAAGCGTCCATCGAAGGGTGCAATACCTGCTCTATGAAGTCAAGTGGAGCAATAGCAGAAAGCTTACGCAGAGATGTTGTCATAGCACCCGCACCGAGCATGCTGAAATCTACTTCCTGGAAGATGTCTTTCATAGGCAAAGATATGATCCGTCTGACCACTGCTCCCTGACCTGGTACATGTCCTGGAGTCCCTGTGGGGAATGCTGCAAGGCAATCAGGGATTTCCTGAAGGAACAGCCTAATGTCAATCTGGTCATTTATGTAGCACGGATCTACTGGCACAAAGAAGAAAATAATCGCCAGGGTCTACGGAGCCTGGTGAACATTGGAGTGACCATCCGAATCATGGACCTCCCAG TTTATAGCTACTGCTGGAGAAAGTTTGTCTGtgatgaggaggaggatgaagattATTGGCCCAGGCACTTTGCTCCCTGGATTATGCTATATTCCCTCGAGCTCCAGTCCATCCTTCAG ctggacttacccagcgttgctcaagAAACTGGAGGAAGAAAATTTAGaaaatttaggaaaggaggggaccctgagccgggggacccccagagccacagaccctgggggCTGATAGCTCCTGGCCCACACCTGACCCTCTGA